In Sphaeramia orbicularis chromosome 5, fSphaOr1.1, whole genome shotgun sequence, the genomic stretch ACTCAAAGCGAAACTAAAGCGAAACTTAACCAGTCGTTGAGACACGAAGCAGAAATGGCACAGAAAGGAGTTCAGCTGGACCAGGAAACATTTTCCTGTTCCATCTGTTTGGATCTACTGAACAATCCGGTGACTATTCCCTGTGGACACAGCTACTGTATGAGCTGTATTCAAACCCACTGGGATGTAGAGGACGGGAAGAACCTCCACAGCTGCCCTCAGTGCAGACAGACCTTCACACCCAGGCCTGTCCTGGTCAAAAACACCCTGTTTGCAGATTTAgtggaacagctgaagaagactggACTTGGAGCTGCTGCAGCTGATCACTGCTACGCTGGAGCTGAAGATGTGGCCTGTGATTTCTGCACTGGGAGGAAACTGAAAGCTGTCAAGTCCTGTCTGGTGTGTTTGGCTTCTTACTGCGACAATCATCTTGAACATCATTATAATATGGCTCCATTAAAGAAACACAAGCTGGTGGATCCGTCAGAGAAGCTCCAGGAGAATGTCTGCTCTTTTCATGATGAGGTGATGAAAATGTTCTGCCGCACTGATCGTCAGTGTATCTGTTATCTGTGCTCTGTGGAAGAACATAAAGGCCACGACACAGTGTCATCTGCAGCAGAAAGGACTGAGAGGCAGACAGAGCTGGAGGTGAGTCGACAGAAAATCCAGCAGAGaatcaaagacaaacagaaagatgtGAAGGCGCTTCAACAGGAGGTGGAGAACATCAGTCGCTGCGCTGACGAAGCAGTAGAGAAGAACCACAAGATCCTGACTGAGCTGATCCGACTCCTGGAGGAAAGAAGGAGCGATGTGGAGCGGCAGATCAGATCCAAGGAGGAAACTGAAGTGAGTCGAGTCAAAGAGCAGGAGAGGAAGCTGGAGCAGGAGATCactgagctgaggaggaaagaCTCTGAGATGGACAAACTGGCACACACACACGACCACAACCAGTTTTTACTCCAGTATCCATCAGTGTCCACACTCAGAGAAGATCCAGACTCATCCCACGTCCACGTCCGTCCTCGGAGTTACTTTGAAGATGTGACCACAGCTGTGTCAGAGCTCAGAGATAAACTCCAGCTCAGTCTGAGAGAGGAATGGACCAACATTTCAAAGAGCATCGCTCAAACACAGGTtctactagaaccagaaccacagaccagagcAGGATTCTTACAATATTCACGTCAAATcacactggatccaaacacagcgcaTAAAGAACTGTCACTGTCTGAGGAGAATAAAAGAGTAACACGTGTGAGTCGGAAACAGAACTATCCTGATCATCCACACAGATTCAGTTCCAGGCGTCAGGTCCTGAGCAGAGAGAGTCTGACTGGtcgatgttactgggaggtggagtggaaggaggacgtttgggtcgcAGTCGCATATAAGGACATTAAGGGAAAAGGACACTCAGACCGTGGATTTGGACACGATGACAAATCTTGGGCTTTAGATTCTAACAGTAACTCTCCTATATTTCGTCATAACAGTGTCAGGTCTTGTGTCCCAGGTCCACTTTCCTCCAGAATCGGAGTGTACCTggatcacacagcaggtattctATCCTTCTACAGCGTCTCTAAAACCATGACTctgatccacagagtccagaccacattcACTCAACCTCTGTACGCTGGACTTGGTCTTTATGTTGGATCCACTGCCCACTTTCCTAAACTCCATTAAACTCTTCGTTGACTTTGATCCAGTCGATCAGATCAGTCTTTTCATATCTATCTCTAAATCACACGACACAAAAACAGATCAACTTTTTTTCTTCCTGAACTGACAATCCAGATTTGGTCCCATTCAGACTTTTTTGTGAGGATTCTAATAGTCAAGTGTATGTGACTATCAACTAGCCAACAGTCTGTTTGTAGAACCATCTGTGATGTTCACACAGCTGTCATTAACTGAGGAGCACACAACCAGACTGATGGTGTCTGTGCTTTGGACCAAGTCAAACAAAGTGGAGCGGTTTTTCCACTTTGGAGGAGTTGAGTTCAAATCCACTGTTCCTTCCTGTTTCCTACAGAAGAAGCGTGGACTGACCGGGTTCAGTCATGTGACTGGAATGGGTCACAGATAATAGTGGAACCTGATTGGTTCAGTTCCAAATACATGGACTTGGATTTGGAGACGACGATAGAAGTGGAGATCATGAACCAACTCAGACTGAGGCTGAGCTCATGCACGGAAACCTGTTCATCTGATTGAGTTCATTCTGGTCCATCTGAGCATGTGCAAGAAAatagaaatgagagaaaacagaagtgatttagtcaaacatgagctgaagaccagaacaggaagttggattctatcGTCACTATGTATGTACAAACCCCCAAAGacatccaataatggactgaaacatggaaacacagttttTCCAcgatttctgaagtgcatgtaaacgcatcatatctgattattccatttatctgattattaacagttattgtttttttatggtcGTGTAAACGGGCTGAAAATGTTGGATGATCCAGTTCAGTAGACAGATGTCCACCATCTGAGAAAATGGACACATTTGTCCTTAAAGCCTGAGGCATGACTCAGTTCAATGACGTAGAAAATACTGATGTTGTAAATATGAGAAGATGTAATATTAGTAGAAttatcagtcatcacataatgggGAAGTTTATGGAAAAATGTTGATTTGTGTTGATTTGTAAAGTCTGATGTGATGTCCATTCAGTAGAAGCTGCACCAGTTGGTTCCATTACAGATGGAAAACTGGTCCACTAAAGGTTTAGACTATGAGACTATGATAAGACTGTGAGgtgaacaggtcaaaggtcaaacccaTATTTGAATGGAGGGTTGAATGTAGATGTGGTGTTTTTTGGGCGTATGTTCACAGCCTCCTCTTACTGACTGGACACATTTACCGCATGGATCAGTGATTCAATTCCCTTTAATACTCAGTGCAGGTTGAATCCTGCAACTACGGGTGTAGacgtgaattaaggatgtgaataggagaagcagaaatgagcctccggcttcagcttctgcctttttcagttacaaaatgtgttaattttatgtttgcttgttttttaatatatatgtgttttgttttgttgttgttgttgttgtttttttttaatatgtatatgttttgtattttgtatataactgaaataaacattcattcattcattcattcaatccaTGCAGGTTTGGAAGTTTTTCCATCTTTAATGCTCCATAGATCCATATATGCTTCTTTgactctgttcattatttttatgactTGTATTTACGCCTCCTGATTCATGTCCATTCAACAGTTGTATTAAAGTCTGTGTGTGAACAGTTGTGTGTTATTCATTACAGCTTTAACAGGTTTGATCAGTTCCATGAAGAAtcaaacatgaaaacatggaccATAAACACTGATGTTTGATTTAATTGAATATGGGACAGTGGATGGATTTCTATGACATATTATGATCTAGGTTTAGTTTGACACAAATCAAGGatgcagaagatgatgatgtcATTAATACAGCTCATGTTCAATTATTTTACAAGTAAATATAAGTGAAGACGTTAAAATGAAACAGAGGGACTTTTAAGATCAATAAGTCGACATTTACTGAACAAACTTCATCTGAATATTTCCTGGTAAGAACAGTCTGTGTCATGGACAAAGGAGCAGAAATGGACAGTTTGATCAATAGAAGTGTGGACATGAGGACTAGTATTGGTAAAGGGGAGttatgggatgggatgggatgggatgggatggatggatggatggatggatgtatgtatgtatggatggatagatagatagatagatagatagatagatagatagatagatagatagatagatagatagatagatagatagatagatagatagatagatagatagatagatagatagatagatagatagatagatagatagatagatagatagatagatagatagatagatagatagatagatagatagatagatagatagatagactactttctttccagactgagtacaagtacttacatttgagtacatgctgatactgagtactgatatgagtacttagttACAACAGAAAATGTGCGA encodes the following:
- the LOC115420236 gene encoding tripartite motif-containing protein 16-like — protein: MAQKGVQLDQETFSCSICLDLLNNPVTIPCGHSYCMSCIQTHWDVEDGKNLHSCPQCRQTFTPRPVLVKNTLFADLVEQLKKTGLGAAAADHCYAGAEDVACDFCTGRKLKAVKSCLVCLASYCDNHLEHHYNMAPLKKHKLVDPSEKLQENVCSFHDEVMKMFCRTDRQCICYLCSVEEHKGHDTVSSAAERTERQTELEVSRQKIQQRIKDKQKDVKALQQEVENISRCADEAVEKNHKILTELIRLLEERRSDVERQIRSKEETEVSRVKEQERKLEQEITELRRKDSEMDKLAHTHDHNQFLLQYPSVSTLREDPDSSHVHVRPRSYFEDVTTAVSELRDKLQLSLREEWTNISKSIAQTQVLLEPEPQTRAGFLQYSRQITLDPNTAHKELSLSEENKRVTRVSRKQNYPDHPHRFSSRRQVLSRESLTGRCYWEVEWKEDVWVAVAYKDIKGKGHSDRGFGHDDKSWALDSNSNSPIFRHNSVRSCVPGPLSSRIGVYLDHTAGILSFYSVSKTMTLIHRVQTTFTQPLYAGLGLYVGSTAHFPKLH